One Nocardioides dongkuii genomic window, AACACCAGGAGTGACCTATGCCCGAAGCCGTCATCGTCTCCGCAGCCCGATCCCCGATCGGCCGCGCGAACAAGGGGTCGCTCAAGGACCTGCGTCCCGACGACCTGACCGCGACCATCATCCAGGCTGCCCTGGACAAGGTCCCCGGTCTCGACCCGACGACGATCGACGACCACTACCTCGGGTGCGGCCTCCCGGGCGGCGAGTCGGGCAACAACATGGCCCGGATCGTCAACGTGCTGATGGGTCTCGACAGCGTCCCCGGCGCGACGATCACCCGCTACTGCTCCTCCTCGGTGCAGACCTCGCGGATGGCCTTCCACGCCATCAAGGCCGGCGAGGGCGACGTCTTCATCTCCGCCGGCGTCGAGACCGTGTCCCGGTTCTCCAAGGGCACCTCCGACCACTGGCCCGACACCAAGAACCCGCTCTTCGCCGACGCCATGGCACGCACGGAGAAGACCGCCGAGGGCGGCCAGGGCTGGCACGACCCCCGCGAGGACGGCGTGCTGCCGGACGCCTACATCGCGATGGGCCAGACCGCCGAGAACGTCGCCAAGCTGCGCGGCCTCTCGCGCGCCGAGCTCGACGAGTTCGGCGTCCGCTCGCAGAACCTCGCGGAGAAGGCCATCGCCGACGGCTTCTGGGAGCGCGAGATCACCCCGATCACCACCCCGGACGGCACCGTGGTGACCAAGGACGACGGCCCGCGCGCGGGCGTCACCATCGAGGCCGCGAGCCAGCTGAAGCCGGTGTTCCGGCCCGACGGCGTCGTCACCGCCGCCAACTGCTGCGCCCTCAACGACGGCGCGGCGGCGGTCATCATCATGTCCGACACGAAGGCCGCCGAGCTCGGGCTGAAGCCGCTGGCCCGGATCGTGTCCACCGGCGTCTCGGGCCTCTCCCCCGAGATCATGGGCCTGGGCCCGGTCGAGGCCACCAAGAACGCCCTCAAGCACGCGGGCATGAGCATCGGCGACATCGACCTCGTCGAGATCAACGAGGCGTTCGCCGCGCAGGTCGTGCCGTCCTACCAGGACCTCGGCATCGACATCGACCGGCTCAACGTCAACGGCGGCGCGATCGCCGTCGGTCACCCCTTCGGGATGACCGGTGCCCGGCTGCAGAACACCATGCTCAACAGCCTGGACTGGCACGACAAGTCCACCGGCCTGATCACGATGTGCGTCGGCGGCGGCCAGGGCATGGCGATGATCCTCGAGCGCGTCTAGTCAACGAACCCCGCGAACGCCTGGCCACGGAACGTGGCCAGGCGTTCTGCTTGCTCGGCCAGGCCGTCCGGCATGTCCCCGGTCTACCAGCCCGGAGGGTCCACGGGACATACACTGCGGCGCGTGGCAGATCTCGAGGTCGGCACCCGGTGGCTCGACGACCAGCAGCAGCGCTCCTGGCGGGCGCTGGTGATGGGGACGACCCTGCTCTTCGACCGGCTCGACGACGACCTGCGCCGGGCGTTCGACCTCTCGCTGGTCGAGTACGAGATCCTGGTGCGCCTCTCCGAGCGGGACGGGCAGATGCGGATGGCGCAGCTCGCCGACGCCCTGGCCCACAGCCGGAGCCGGGTGACCCACACCGTCGCCCGGATGGAGAAGGCCGGGCTGGTGCGCCGCGCGAGCTCCCCGGAGGACGGCCGCGGGATCGTGGCGGCGCTGACCGAGGAGGGCCGGGCCCTGCTCGAGCGCGCCGCCCCGCTGCACGTCGAGGGGGTCCGCGAGCACCTCGTCGACCTCGCGGGCGACGCCGACCTGGCGGCGCTCGGCCGGGTCATGAACGCCGTCTCCGACCACCTGGTCGCCGCCCACCCGGAGATGGAGCTGAGGTAGGCCGCGCCAGCGGACTACCTGATGGTGGTCGAGCGAGCGCCGCGACTGAGGAACGAAGTCGCGACGCGCGTGTCGAGACCCGGTGGGGCGGCCGGAGCCGAGGTCAGTCGCGCGTGAGCCGGCGGTGGGTGACCCGGTGCGGCCGGGCCGCCTCGATGCCGAGGCGCTCGATCTTGTTCTCCTCGTAGGCCGCGAAGTTGCCCTCGAACCAGAACCAGCGCGCGGGGTCCTCCTCGGTGCCCTCCCAGGCGAGGATGTGGGTGGCGATGCGGTCGAGGAACCACCGGTCGTGCGAGGTGACCACGGCGCAGCCGGGGAAGTCCAGCAGCGCGTCCTCGAGCGAGGACAGGGTCTCGACGTCGAGGTCGTTGGTGGGCTCGTCGAGCAGCAGCAGGTTGCCGCCCATCTTGAGGGTGAGCGCGAGGTTGAGCCGGTTGCGCTCGCCGCCGGAGAGGACGCCGGCCTTCTTCTGCTGGTCGGGGCCCTTGAACCCGAACGAGGCGACGTAGGCGCGGGAGTTCATCTCGAAGTTGGCGACCTTGATGAAGTCCAGGCCGTCGGAGACGACCTCCCAGACGTTCTTCTGCGGGTCGATGCCGCCACGGCTCTGGTCGACATAGGACAGCTTGACCGTCTGGCCGACCGCCAGCTTCCCGGCGTCGGGCTGCTCGCTGCCGGTGATCATCCGGAACAGCGTGGTCTTGCCCACGCCGTTGGGGCCGATCACGCCGACGATGCCGGCGCGCGGCAGGGAGAACGACAGGTCCTCGATGAGCGTGCGGCCCTCGAAGCCCTTGGTGAGGTGGTCGGCCTCGAGCACCACGTCGCCGAGGCGCGGACCGGCGGGGATGTTGATCTCGGAGGTGTCGATCTTGCGCATCCGGTCGGCCTCGGCCGCCATCTCCTCGTAGCGCGCGAGACGCGACTTGCTCTTGGTCTGGCGGGCCTTGGCGTTGGAACGGACCCATTCGAGCTCGCGCTCCAGCGCCTTGGCGCGCTTGACGTCCTTCTGCCCCTCGATCTTGAGGCGGTCCTTCTTGGTCTCGAGGTACGTCGAGTAGTTGCCCTCGTAGGGGTGGGCCTGGCCCCGGTCGAGCTCGAGGATCCACTCCGCGACGTTGTCGAGGAAGTACCGGTCGTGGGTGATCGCCAGGACGGCGCCGGGGTAGGACTTGAGGTGGCCCTCGAGCCACTGCACCGACTCGGCGTCGAGGTGGTTGGTGGGCTCGTCGAGCAGCAGCAGGTCGGGCTGCTGGAGCAGCAGCTTGCACAGCGCGACGCGGCGGCGCTCACCTCCGGAGAGGTTGTCGACCAGGGCGTCCGGCGGCGGGCAGCGCAGCGCGTCCATGGCCTGGTCGAGGCGGCTGTCGAGGTCCCAGACGTTGGCGGCGTCGAGCTCGGTCTGCAGGTCCCCGGCCTCGGTCGCGACCTTGTCCTGGTCGGCGTCCGGGTCGCCCATCATCATGTAGAGCTCGTCGAGGCGCGCCATCTTGGCCTTGACCTCGGCGACCGCCTCCTCGACGTTCTCCAGGACGGTGCGGCCCTCGGTCAGCGGCGGCTCCTGCTGGAGCATGCCGACGGTCGCGCCGGGGGCGAGGATCGCGTCGCCGTTGTTGGCGTGGTCGAGGCCCGCCATGATCCGCAGCAGCGAGGACTTGCCGGTGCCGTTGGGACCCACGACGCCGATCTTCGCCCCGTGAAGGAACGACAGGGTCACGTTCTCGAGGACGACCTTGTCGCCGTGGGCCTTGCGCACGTTGCGCAGGGTGAACACATATTCCGCCATGGTCCCCGAGCGTAGTTGCTGCACCCGCCCCGGCCGGGCGCGGGGCCGCTCAGGCCGCCGGGGCCGCGGCCTGCTCCCCCGCGGGCGCGGCGACCGACGGTCCCTCCGGCGTCGCGGTCTCGACCCGCGCGGCCTTGCGGAACCGGCTCACCCCGCGGGCGAGGTCGTGGCCGACGCTCGCCGCCTCGAGCACCATCGTGGTGACCTCGGCGCCCGCGCTGTTGGTCCAGACCCGGGCCTCGAGCCGGCCGTGGACCACCACCGGGTCACCCCGCCGCAGCGAGTCGCGGCAGTTCTCGCCGAGGGCGCGCCAGGCGTCCACGGTGTACCACTGGGTCGGGCCGTCGACCCAGGCGCCGGTGCGGCGGTGGAAGCGGCGCGGCGTGCAGCCGAGCCGGAAGCTCGCGACCTGGGCGTCGCCCGCCTGGCGCACCTGGACGTCGTTGCCGAGCCAGCCCTGCACGGTGACGAAGGTGTCGGTCATGGGTCTCTCCTTGTCTCGGACCGCCTCGCGTCGGGCGGATGACAGGAGACTCCGGGGGCGCGCCGACAGCCCCGTCGGCACGGCCGCGCCCTGGGGAGGACGCCGGCCGGGGAGACGGCTGTGGACGGCAGGTGGCCCGGTTAGTGCAGCGCCTTCGCCAGCCCCGAGCGGGTGGCGGTGTAGGCCTCCAGCTCGGCCTCCACCGGCGTCACCACCAGCTCGCCGGCGGCGGCCGCGATCCCGGACTCGAGCCGCTCGCCCACCTCCTCGGCACGGCGACGGGCCGCGCCGGCGACCAGGCCACGGCACCCGAGGCCCAGCACGATCCCGAGCACGACGCACCCGCCCGCGGCGGCCAGGGGCAGCGCCGGCCCGCCCGGCGCGACGTCGACGGCGGCCAGCACGGCCCACACCACGCCGGCCACGACGCCGAGGAGCAGCAGCCACTGCACCACCCGCACGGCGGCCGCCCAGCCCGGGAGGCGGGTGCCGTCGAGGTCGGCGTCGGCCAGGGTGGCGTCGAGGCGGTCGGCGAGCTCGGGCACCCGGGGGGCGGTGGCGCGCTGGACGGCGGCGGCCCAGGGCGCGCCGAGGCCGTCGGAGACGTCGTCGGCCAGTGCCCGGACCTCGGTGTCGACCCGGTTGCGGTCGACCACGGCCGTCCGGGGGCGACCCGTGGAGCGGCCGGAGAGCTCGGCACCGGACTCGCCGACGTCGAGCCCGAGGCGGTCGAGGGGGTCGCCGCCGAGGCCCGCGGCCCAGGAGATCACCGGCCAGCCGGTGGCGCGCAGGAGGCGGCGCCGGCTGGACCCCTCGACCGCGTCGACGACCGCCGGGACGCCTGCGGCCTCGCCGAGCGCGTCCACCAGGGACTCCACCCGTCCGGCGGTCAGGGTGCGGGTGCGACCCGTGCCGCCGGCGTCCTGGAGTCGCTCCGCGGCGGCCCGGATGTCGGCCTCGATCCGGCTGCGAGTGGCCTTCTTGGCCTCGACCCGGCCCGCGATCTCGGCGCGCAGCTCGTCGATGCCGATGCCCTCGCGGGCGCTGACCGCGATCACCGGCACCCGCTGCAGACCGTCCTGGTCGAGGAGCCGTCGTACGTCGTCGACCATCGACTGGCGTCGGTCCTCGGGGACCGAGTCGATGTGGTTGAGGACGACCAGCATGACCTCGTCGTGGGTCTTCAACGGCTGGAGGTAGCGGTCGTGGATCGCGGCGTCGGCGTACTTCTGGGGGTCGAGCACCCAGACCACCAGGTCGGCGAGC contains:
- a CDS encoding YfjP family GTPase, encoding MTSLLEGAKNLVTRGTEIGARIEGLETAAAAAEGRLDDAVVADARAVAERAAGRLRLSADHTVVAIAGATGSGKSSTFNALTGLELSAVGVRRPTTSWATACVWGSDGAQELLDWLGIPARHQTTRDSMLDTRREDTALDGVVLLDLPDHDSTEVSHHLEVDRLVALADLVVWVLDPQKYADAAIHDRYLQPLKTHDEVMLVVLNHIDSVPEDRRQSMVDDVRRLLDQDGLQRVPVIAVSAREGIGIDELRAEIAGRVEAKKATRSRIEADIRAAAERLQDAGGTGRTRTLTAGRVESLVDALGEAAGVPAVVDAVEGSSRRRLLRATGWPVISWAAGLGGDPLDRLGLDVGESGAELSGRSTGRPRTAVVDRNRVDTEVRALADDVSDGLGAPWAAAVQRATAPRVPELADRLDATLADADLDGTRLPGWAAAVRVVQWLLLLGVVAGVVWAVLAAVDVAPGGPALPLAAAGGCVVLGIVLGLGCRGLVAGAARRRAEEVGERLESGIAAAAGELVVTPVEAELEAYTATRSGLAKALH
- a CDS encoding single-stranded DNA-binding protein, with protein sequence MTDTFVTVQGWLGNDVQVRQAGDAQVASFRLGCTPRRFHRRTGAWVDGPTQWYTVDAWRALGENCRDSLRRGDPVVVHGRLEARVWTNSAGAEVTTMVLEAASVGHDLARGVSRFRKAARVETATPEGPSVAAPAGEQAAAPAA
- a CDS encoding MarR family winged helix-turn-helix transcriptional regulator, yielding MADLEVGTRWLDDQQQRSWRALVMGTTLLFDRLDDDLRRAFDLSLVEYEILVRLSERDGQMRMAQLADALAHSRSRVTHTVARMEKAGLVRRASSPEDGRGIVAALTEEGRALLERAAPLHVEGVREHLVDLAGDADLAALGRVMNAVSDHLVAAHPEMELR
- the ettA gene encoding energy-dependent translational throttle protein EttA, which translates into the protein MAEYVFTLRNVRKAHGDKVVLENVTLSFLHGAKIGVVGPNGTGKSSLLRIMAGLDHANNGDAILAPGATVGMLQQEPPLTEGRTVLENVEEAVAEVKAKMARLDELYMMMGDPDADQDKVATEAGDLQTELDAANVWDLDSRLDQAMDALRCPPPDALVDNLSGGERRRVALCKLLLQQPDLLLLDEPTNHLDAESVQWLEGHLKSYPGAVLAITHDRYFLDNVAEWILELDRGQAHPYEGNYSTYLETKKDRLKIEGQKDVKRAKALERELEWVRSNAKARQTKSKSRLARYEEMAAEADRMRKIDTSEINIPAGPRLGDVVLEADHLTKGFEGRTLIEDLSFSLPRAGIVGVIGPNGVGKTTLFRMITGSEQPDAGKLAVGQTVKLSYVDQSRGGIDPQKNVWEVVSDGLDFIKVANFEMNSRAYVASFGFKGPDQQKKAGVLSGGERNRLNLALTLKMGGNLLLLDEPTNDLDVETLSSLEDALLDFPGCAVVTSHDRWFLDRIATHILAWEGTEEDPARWFWFEGNFAAYEENKIERLGIEAARPHRVTHRRLTRD
- a CDS encoding acetyl-CoA C-acetyltransferase, whose translation is MPEAVIVSAARSPIGRANKGSLKDLRPDDLTATIIQAALDKVPGLDPTTIDDHYLGCGLPGGESGNNMARIVNVLMGLDSVPGATITRYCSSSVQTSRMAFHAIKAGEGDVFISAGVETVSRFSKGTSDHWPDTKNPLFADAMARTEKTAEGGQGWHDPREDGVLPDAYIAMGQTAENVAKLRGLSRAELDEFGVRSQNLAEKAIADGFWEREITPITTPDGTVVTKDDGPRAGVTIEAASQLKPVFRPDGVVTAANCCALNDGAAAVIIMSDTKAAELGLKPLARIVSTGVSGLSPEIMGLGPVEATKNALKHAGMSIGDIDLVEINEAFAAQVVPSYQDLGIDIDRLNVNGGAIAVGHPFGMTGARLQNTMLNSLDWHDKSTGLITMCVGGGQGMAMILERV